A single region of the Eremothecium gossypii ATCC 10895 chromosome V, complete sequence genome encodes:
- the PLN1 gene encoding Pln1p (Syntenic homolog of Saccharomyces cerevisiae YKR046C (PET10)) — translation MAKTQTLNVAKNSQTASVAKLVADSPTLSHLQRYGAADALGRWLPWTLVSTVATLVVAVLATAKQYLVDAPGTPAAVKGAWVRLLAGAQALDAAVSTLVLRDGVDAFREQYVQHGTVGLWAAYFALDFTANVSNYVLRGLVRPLRVAYEPRREEATTPASSAGSDMPHLRELTNTTNALRRDISSKYIEPTRSMIESYLEPTRTKIEAEYIHPINERVESTKTLLNSTYDAAYETVSRTYEGNLSSHESVSRALVSTGVDLGSKTLEKIRAVTRSADGQPTETVNGAGTNGTHKTNGVAHGANGIHRAGIKAHANGNGKAAAGDENAA, via the coding sequence ATGGCCAAGACACAGACCCTGAACGTAGCGAAGAACTCGCAGACCGCCTCGGTGGCGAAATTGGTCGCGGACTCGCCGACCTTGTCGCACTTGCAGCGCTATGGCGCCGCAGACGCGCTCGGGCGGTGGCTGCCCTGGACACTGGTGTCCACGGTCGCGACGCTGGTGGTGGCGGTGCTCGCGACGGCGAAGCAGTACCTGGTGGACGCGCCCGggacgccggcggcggtgAAGGGGGCGTGGGTGCGGCTGTTGGCGGGCGCGCAGGCGCTCGACGCGGCGGTCAGCACGCTGGTGCTGCGCGACGGCGTGGACGCGTTCCGCGAGCAGTACGTGCAGCACGGCACGGTCGGGCTGTGGGCGGCGTACTTCGCGCTGGATTTCACGGCGAACGTGTCGAACTACGTGCTTCGCGGGCTGGtgcggccgctgcgcgTGGCCTACGAGCCGCGGCGCGAGGAGGCGACGACGCCCGCGAGCTCCGCGGGCAGCGACATGCCGCACCTGCGCGAACTGACCAACACGACCAacgcgctgcgccgcgACATCTCGAGCAAGTACATTGAGCCCACGCGCAGCATGATTGAGTCCTACCTGGAGCCGACCCGCACCAAGATAGAGGCCGAGTACATCCACCCCATCAACGAGCGCGTGGAGTCCACCAAGACCCTCCTCAACAGCACGTACGACGCCGCCTACGAGACCGTGTCTCGCACCTACGAGGGCAACCTGAGCTCGCACGAGAGCGTGTCGCGCGCGCTCGTGTCCACCGGCGTGGACCTCGGCTCTAAGACCCTGGAGAAAATTAGAGCCGTCACCCGCAGTGCGGACGGACAGCCCACCGAGACTGTCAACGGTGCCGGTACCAACGGGACCCACAAGACGAACGGTGTCGCCCACGGGGCGAACGGCATCCACCGCGCCGGCATCAAGGCCCACGCCAACGGCAACGGCAAGGCCGCTGCCGGCGACGAGAACGCCGCCTAA